Part of the Prionailurus bengalensis isolate Pbe53 chromosome B3, Fcat_Pben_1.1_paternal_pri, whole genome shotgun sequence genome is shown below.
TAAACCCGTTTTGCTGCTTAGTCCTTCAAATGACATTGTTACTACTTTCAGTATAGCTGTAGTTTATTCTTGTTTTAGGGTGTTGAAGCCTCTAGGAggctaacttttatttttttcttacgcACTTGTGCCATTATTAGCTTATCTGTGTAAATGATTAAACATGAAGTCAGAAGGTAAAAGAGCTCAGTAAATTAGACATTCACATTGTAGTTAATATTCTTTGAATATTCTGATATGCTTCTTTGGTGATGCATTTATAgtatctattatttcttcacatttttttcttttttccttcatgagatttttaatttagaatgctTTTTCTGGGCTATGGATTTAGCTGCATGCCATTGTCCCCGCAATCTAGCCAATTCACACTGATCTAGGAATTCTATTCTGTGACAGATTTGTTGCCCAGTTCTGGATCCCATTAGTGTAGCCAAGTCCATAATCTCCTTGGATGTCAAAAGTGTATAGTGCttagaaacaaaagataaaagcaaTTTGGTCAatggtgttaaaaaaaatcctgcatgTGTATGTAATAACACTTGTCATTTGGCGACTTAGGGTCTCCTGTTTAGAAATGGTTGTAATTCATAATGAAGGTGGATGTTCGAACTTTCAAGTAAATTAACTTTGAATTCCATCttgtgaaaaaggaagaaattccaATTTGTGCCCAAAATCTTAGAGACATTAGAAGTTTTTAGAACCAGTTAGAGTCATTACAGAGTTTAAGTCAAGTTAAGAGAAGGGAGCCCAATAGCAGAAACTTAGTTTGGGGATTTTCAGTTCATCAAGGGCTAGCAGTTAAGAGTGTAGACTCTAGAGTCAGTCTGCCAAACAGATCTCTCCTGTACCACGTACTGGCTTTCTAACTCTAGGCACGTTACTCTACCTCTCTAATGCTCTGTTTCTTCATCCAAAAAGTAGGAATAAGAGGAATAGTTGCTTCAGAGCTGTgaaaactaaatgagataatctacATAAAGTGCTTAAAATGCCTGACAGTAGGCACTCGATAAGTTTTAGCTAGAATTATTcgattttttgagcacctaccacATGTGCTAAGCACTATGTCAGGCATACCACAGGCAGTTTATAGAGGGAAGTGGTTTGACACCTATTCCTGTGATGTTTACTTAAGTCTGTTCACATATCTGTGGGCTCCTTGTCTAACACGAATAGTTCAAACAGCTGTAGCTTTATAAAAACCTCTAGCTCATGAAGCTCCTTATAGCACTGATTGTGGGTACTGCTTATTTGGTATGTGCTATTTTACTCCTGTTGGTGACCTTATTTTCTCAGCTAGGTTGTAAGTCTTTCAGGAACAGGAACTATACCTAAAAGTTTTCTTCCACAACTAACAGTCATTGAATATGTGCTGGATAAAGTGTTTATTGATGAAAGTGATAATGCAAAGTGAAATCTTAGCATTTAAAATAGGTTAAGAAACTGGGTTTTTCAGAAAGAATCTATGGCTGGAAAAATCCACAGTATTAAGAGCAGTGGAACTTAGGTTGTATTAACTATGATAACTAGCCAAAGCTACAAGATACAATTATGCTTATTTTCAAAAAGCTAcataatgtgaaaataataattgGATGATGGGGACAAAAGTCTCAGAACATGCTAAGAAAAGCAGGAGCAGGAAAAGGAGGATAGTATAAATGTGTCAGATTTTTAATATCTCTGGAGTGATAGTAGAAATGGCATATCGTTTAATATCTGCATCCATAAACTGTGAAATATAAGTTTAGCAATATCATTTAAAGAcgggaaacaggggcgcctgggtggcgcagtcggttgagtgtccgacttcagccaggtcacgatctcgcggtccgtgagctcgagccccgcgtcaggctctgggctgatggctcggagcctggagcctgtttcccattctgtgtctccctctctctctgcccctcccccgttcatgctctgtctctctctgtcccaaaaataaaataaacgttgaaaaaaaaaataaaaaataaagacggGAAACAGCCactactagaaataaaaatagactacTGTATGTTCTAAGTAACCGAGGAGATAGGTAGAGGAAAGTTTGATGGGTTAGGGCTTTTAAGGAAGcatgataattactttaaatcaCTAATGGAGAACTGTTTTTCTTCCAGACAAGATGAACCTTCCAACAGCAGCCAAGAAATAAACTCTGATGACAGGCGACCCCAATGGAGACGAGAAGACCGAATCCCTTACCAAGACAGAGAGAGCTACAGTCAGCCAACATGGCATCATCGCGGACCTCCTCAGCGAGACTGGAAGTGGGAGAAAGATGGCTTTAATAATAGTAGGAAAAACAACTTTCCACATTCTTTGAGGAATAATGGTGGACCAAGAGGATGTTCTGGGTGGCATAAGGGTGTTGCAGGAGGCTCCACGACTTGGTTTCACAACCATAGTAATTCTGGAGGTGGTTGGCATGCAAATAGTGGAACGGTAGATTGGAATCATAGTGGTACAGGAAGGAATTCCAGTTGGCATTCTGAAGGAACAGGTGGCTTTTCCAGTTGGCATCTGAACAGCAGTAACGGAAACTGGAAATCCAGTGTACGTAGTACAAATAGTTGGAATTACAGTGGCCCCGGAGACAAATTTCAGCCAGGCAGAAACAGAAACTCTAACTGTCAGATGGAAGACTTACCTATGCTGTGGAATAAGAAATCTAAGTCTAACAAATACAGTCAGGATAGATACAGTTGGCAGCGGCAAGAAAGCGACAAAGTTGGTGCGGCTGCCACATACAGAGGGCCTTCTGAAGGATTTACAAGCGATACGTTTCCTTCAGAAGGCTTACTTGACTTCAATTTTGAGCAGCTAGAAAGCAAAACTACTAAACAAACAGATACCATAGCTTCCAAAACTGGTGGGAAGAACAGCAGTGTAGCAAGGGAAAAACTCCGCCGCTGGACTCCTTACCCTTCCCAGAAGACTCTGGATTTACAATCCGCAATGAAAGAAGGCGCTGGAAACAAGGCAGAAATGATAGATAAGCCTCTCTTTGGCTTTAGCTTGACAACCACAGGAGCAGCAGAGCCCCAGAATGATGGAAAAAGTAACTCCCCGACgctgaaaacacaaaaagaaacacatactGGATTGCTTAGTCACAAAGCCCCTTCTGACTGCACTGCTCCCTATGAGGCGGTGAGAGATTGCCCCGTCACAGAGAAACACGAACAAGAGCTTAACTTAAGTAAGATGCCATCACTGAAATCTGCACTCCTTCCAATTCCAGTCACTAAATCAGTTCCCCAGAGCCCAGATTTAAAGAATCCctcaaaaaacaccaaaacaaattctttttttcctggagaacACTCAAATCCCTTGAACAAACCCACTGTGGCAGACAGTCATGGGTCTTACATGACCAAATTGCAAAGTTCATGTCCTCGTGTTTTAAAAGGGAATAAAAGTACATTTGGCACTCAGGTGGAACCTGATAAAAATGTAAGTGATACATTACAAAAAGCCAAAGAGGTGCTACAGTGTCATGAATCACTGCAAAATCCACTCCTTAGCACTTCTAAAAGGACCAGGAACTATGCAAAAGCAAGTAGGAATGTAGAAGAGTCTGAAAAAGGATCTTTGAAGATAGAGTTCCAGGTACGCACATTAGAAGATGAAAGTGATGGGGAGCTATCTGACACAGAAAAGCATGGAACAAAAATTGGAGCCCTGGGTTCTGCACCTACAGAAATTTTATCCTGCAGCACTCACATCACTGATGAGAAAGACAGGGATGAGCAAAACTTGAAAACACGTAGAAAACTATCCACTAACGCGTGTAATTCAACAGTTCATCAGAAAGAACCTGAGCTACAAATGACGTCTGCAGCCAGTCCACACTCTGGCCTACTGCTAGACTTGAAAACTTCTCTAGAAGATGCACAGGTTGATGACCCTGTTAAATCTCATGTGTCTTACGCAACAGAAGGTTTCGAGAGTGCTAGCTTGGATGCAGAGCTTCAAAAAAACGATATCGGTCCGTCCTCAGGCCCTCTTCTGCCTGACCTCAGTAAGCTTGgctttcctgcctctctccagaGAGATCTAACCAGGCACATCAGTTTAAAGAGCAAAACTGGAGTACACCTTCCTGAGCCAAACCTCAATAGTGCTCGCCGCATACGCAATATCAGTGGTCATCGAAAGGGTGAAACGGAGAAGGAGTCTGGGCTCAAGCCAACCCTTCGGCAGATTCTAAATGCATCCCGGAGAAATGTCAACTGGGAACAGGTCATCCAGCAAGTAACCAAGAAAAAGCAAGAGCTAGGCAAAGGCTTGCCCAGGTGTGTGCTTCTTTTTAgtgtccatttctctctctctttttaaacttaACCCTTTGCCCCTGGCCAAGAGAATTCTATTTGTTGTATTTAATTAAATGCTTGCAAAAAATACATGTTGTAGATGTCTGGTTTAAATATTAAAGAGTGACTGCTACTCTCTAACAACGCAATAAAGTGTTTCCTAACAGGGAATTCAGGTTGCAAGGAAGCACATCAACCtctaagaaatgaaatgagatggggatgtggaaaaaaatgatCAGAAGTCCATCACTTTAGTTATAGAGGCCAGAAAGTAACAGCATAAAAAAGTATATCAGTAGATTTGTATCTATCTCTAGATCTTAATGACTGGTACAGTTTTTAAGTGTAATTGTTCTTACGACCTTTTACTCAGAATCTACGAATAGTTACCCTTCTGTATTTATTCCGGGCACTATATTCGTGATCATAGAATACTTTCTCTTAAGTACTTGTGTCATGTTTTGGCTGTTCATCTTATGCTGAGATACTAAACTTTTCTGAATGGTAAAGCAGCATTCAGTGTAGGTTTGCTACTTGAAAATCAACCTGCTGTGTTATATAGCCCTTCAAGCTTTAAATTTTATCCTTGATGAAATAGCGTATTTATTGTGCACTCTTTTCCATAACTTGAGTATTGAGATTATAAAGTTCTTATCCTTAGCCCTGTGCCTGTCATTTGttgaatgctcagtaaatatttttgtgtgtgtttggtttgtgtgctgttaaaaattattatggTTGCTTTAGAAAAGCTCCATGCTAATAAAGCTCTCAATTTTTACTTCTTCAAATGTATTCTCATAACTGTGTACAAATCTCTAATTTAGTACTTGTTATATTACAATACTTACACTAAGGTTATTTATGTCTGGGACACTTATTAGACTGTGAGCTTTTTGAGGGCAGAAACcatcttatttatatttgtactCTCAGTGCATAACAGAGTTTGGCACTTAAGTGATACCCTCTCTTCCTTAATCATGTCtgatttatgggttttttttctttttttcttttttcttcaggttTGGCATAGAAATGGTGCCTCTAGTTCAAAATGAACAAGAGGTCTTGGATTTGGATGAGGAGCCTGATCTGTCTAGTCTCGAAGGATTCCATTGGGAaggtgtttccctttctcctgggTTGGCAAGGAAGCGAAGCCTTTCTGAGAGCAGTGTGATCATGGACAGGGCTCCTTCTGTGTATAGCTTCTTCAGTGAGGAAGGTACAGGCAAAGAAAATGAGCCCCAGCAGATGTTTTCACCTAGTAACGCACTGAGGGCTGCACAGAGTCAGACAACAACCATGGGCCTTAAGCAGGAAGTGAcccctctggctctctccctaaGAACAGATGAAAGGGCTGAAAATGTTGCTACTCAAAGGCGACATAGTGTGCAATTATCCTCTGACCGTTCGATACCTTTGATGCATttggcaaaagacctgaacagccAGGAGAGTTCTACGCCACCTTCAGAGAATCAGAATACCCAGGAGAGTAATGGAGAAGGAAACTCTTTATCATCAAATGCATCCTCAGCCCTTGCAATCTCCAGTTTGGCAGATGCAGCCACAGACAGTAGCTGTACTTCTGGTGCGGAACAAAACGACGGCCAGAGTGTTAGAAAGAAACGAAGAGCTACTGGAGTGAGTATGATTGCCCCTGCTTATTGTTGGACCCTTCATGTGCTGACTCGACTGTTTTAAGAAAgatataactttaattttttctggGTATCTGGGTTGTGTTTTTCCCTACTCTGGAATAGATTTGTGAGGCTTTTACTCTTCCTTTCATATTCTTATCCTACTGGTTCCTTTCACTGAGTAATTCTACTAAGTTAGATGTCAGTGAATATGAATGTACAGTACTAGGAAAATATGAAGTCATCTCTAAAACTGGTCTCCAAGGCAATGATTCTTTGTATCACCTGACTGAGGAGTAAGCCACGTCTTCATCTGTAACTATATCTGTCTTCATGATGCATTCTGTACTGGCCCTGAAGAAAGGCATTCTAATGTTGCATTTGTAGGCCATGAATGCTTGTTAGACCGAGACAATTGGGCTTAACACTAGGGTAGTTTTAATACGATGAGAGTGCATCTATGTGAGCATggtcttacaaatatttttagtcTCTGTTACTCAGTGTTTTGTACCTCAGTTACCCAGCCTGGCCCTTTCAGAATCCATCTTCCACTGAAACCACTTCTCTTCTGGCATCTATGTCACTAACACTGCTTAACCCTTTCAGGAACCCTTTCTGAAAAGAAAGAGTTGCTGGCAGTGATGTAGTCTGGAATGTGGCACTCTGAGAAAATGGACTGTTTGCTTTAATACTGAGGCACTATAGCAGAGTACTTAAGTGCTTGGCTTGTAGACCTGAATTCAAATTCCAACTTTGCCGCTTTGAGTTCGACACTGTAGTGGATATTCTTGGATGAAAGTTTGTCCTATAACAAAGCTAATATCTGGGGGCTTGTCTGTTAGCCCTGTTTAGCTTTTTGTTGTAAAAATTTTGTTGTGAAGATTTTCTAGTAAAGTAGAAACTATGTCActgtgaaatcatatatgtgcaTTACTGGCTTTGTCCATACCTCTATGCCATGCTTTACCAAAGTGAAATGCTTTGCCTAAGCCCCAGGGATTCACCACCTCTAGGATGCTAGGAAAGTACTGGACCTTAGAttctgttctgggtttttttgtttgtttttgttttgttttaaatcgaatacattcaactaatatttgagtCCATAATGTGTGCATGAGATTCCTACTATCTTGTTAGAGATGGTAATAATGTAGAACAGTCTTAGAATTgattcactttttttccttttcggAGAATGGCTTTTCCACATTTAATATTACtcagttttctttatcttctcaGGATGGATCTTCTCCTGAACTCCCAAGTcttgagagaaaaaacaaaagaaggaaaattaaaggaaagaaaggtacAGTGCAAACTATTCTGTCAGAAACAAATTGTTTTTATAGCATTTCAACTTTTTCACAACTTGACAAAGTATAGCTTGGGGATATCAAATACTGTTCACCCACTTAgtattattttttgacatttttgttaTCTTGCTTCAGGGTGTAGAAAAGGTTGATTTTCTCCCATATCCAGTTGCAGCTATAGAAGAAACGTTTGATGCCACATAGACCCATAAGCTAACATTAATGTATATCTTGGACAAATTGAGTTCAGTATGAAGTCAGAAAGTCCCATTTGGGCCTTTTCAGTGATGAAGAGGAATATAGGCCATTTGCTAATAAGAATTTTGTGTCTCTTGATTATTTATCGCCATTTTTCTCAGTTTACATTTTTGAGGCATCTTTGTTGCTTCTCTTACTTGAGTTGAGAGAAGTTATTGGAATGGCTCCCTCACTGATAGGATTCTCTTATTCTTGCTTTCCACTGATTCTGAACCCTTTCCAATGAGAGGGCTAGTATGGGAAGTGATTGGATGAGCCTTGGATGGTTGGATGTTATGGATAAGTGGGTAAAGGATGACCCCAATTTCTGGCTAAGGCatctttggggatgatgaaatCGTTTATTAGAGGTAGAAAACTGCATGAGAGGAGCAGGTTAACGGTAGAGGAAGATGATGAGTTCCCTTTTGGGGGCCTTGAATTAAAGGATCTTAGAGACACCTAAGTAAAATCAAGGTGGTAGTTGGATGTGTGGGTCTGGAGTTTTAGGAAGAGGTCTTGACATAACTGAATGGGAAAGAGACAGACCTAAAGATGACAGATACGCACACGTGGtaggacattttatttaaaatcacttAAATGTACACTTCAAAGCTGTTTTTTCTTTAGGGAGATTTCTCTAATAAAGAGAACTATTTTATGTTAACTAAGAGACTAGAAAAATATGCTTTGGGAAGAGAGTGTAGGCAGTTCACATCTGGGACCCAGTCTAAGCATCCTTGAACCTATGACATACCTCCATCTCACCAATTCTCACTTTTGGTTTAGCTCTGATATCAGGCTTGACCACATGATTTGTGAGATTTGATGAGTCTGCAGTGACCTAttggagaggaaaaacaaaggctTATCCTAGAGAACTGAAGTATTTCCACCTTCTGAGGGCTGTATTATTCAGAAGTCTGCAGTATTAAACTGAGCCTTATGGTTTCTTTTGGCAGAACGTTCTCAGGTTGACCAGCTGCTGAGTATTTCTTTAAGGGAGGAAGAACTAAGCAAATCATTGCAGTGCATGGATAACAACCTTCTGCAAGCCCGTACAGCTCTTCAGACAGCTTATGTTGAAGTTCAGAGGCTACTTATGCTCAAGCAGCAGGTAACAGCGGATGGAACATTTAATGAGAATAGATTATCTCTAAAGTTGGATTTCACAGTGCTTAACagattactttatttttagataaCTATGGAGATGAGTGCACTGCGGACCCATAGAATACAGATTCTGCAGGGATTACAAGGTATTCGGAGAGAATCTGATGGATTGGATCCTCTGTagcttattatttctttgttatctATGCAGGGGAATTAAAGTAGTCGTGAAAAGGTCATAATTTTTCCTCTCCTGTGTCCTTGTTTTCATCCTTCTGTAGAAAGGCCTGTGAGGCTGTGCTCCCTGAAAATGCTTAGCAACAGAGGCAGTATGTTACAGGAAGAGCCTTGTGTTAGGAATCaaaagacctgggttcaaatcttggctcttcCATTAGTAACTATGTGACTTGGgataaatcacttaaaatttgaaaaattggaaTACTAACACCTGTTCTACCCGTGTGCTTGTTGGTTGTATGGATTTTATTTCCTACATTTCAAAGAATGAGGGACTTTAAAGTTCTCCTGTAATCTTTAGAAATACAAACTGGCTCAGAAATGAGTggcttttcagaaaatatttttgcatttgtatgtGCGTATGTTTCCCATTCTAGAAACATATGAACCTTCTGAGCGCCCTGACCAGGTTCCTTATAGCCTTTCACGAGAACAAAGGAACAGTAGATCTCAAACATCTGCTGATGCCACGCTGCTGCCTACTCCCTTTTTCCCAGTATTTCTGGAGCCTCCATCTTCCCATGTGTCTCCATCATCCACCGGAGCCCCTCTCCAAGTAACCACATCTCCTACTTTCCAAGCCCATGGCAGTGTTCCTGCTCCAGACTCCTCAGTTCAGATTAAACAAGAACCCATGTCTCCTGAGCAAGACGAGAATGTGAACGCTGTGTCACAAGGCTCTGCTGGCAATGTGTCCAAGGAATTACCGCAAGTTAATAGTATGTAAACTTTTCTCTGGGTTAAGGGCAACCCCAGCAGAGGGTCTAGGGCAGTTTTAGGTCAGTGATGTAAAGTCATACCTGCCCATTAAAACTAAAGTTTTTACGATTAATTGTTCTTAATGTTTCCTCCATTTAGGAGGATTGTTTAAATATCAGTAACTTGTCCTCAGTTTTCTCTGATCTAGGATTACTAAATTGACTTTGTATTAGCACCTAAAATGTTCCATTATGAGGATtgatgctgtttgtttttttgtgagaGAAATGGAGTTGAAGTTGTCCAGTCAATTTTCTAGATAAGATATGTCCTCTGAATTTCTCAGCACTTACCTTTCTTTGTCATTAAAGTGCAAGGTAGGATTAATATAAGCCTAAGAGGCAGGTGGCCATGATAAAAGGCAGTGGACACAGGTTTAGGATCATCATTAGGAACTTGAGTGGTTTTGAGAAATGGCCAAGGTTTTTACTCTTTGCATAAAATAACACTCACTTATTTACCATTGGAGAAGGACTTCTAAGCTATTTTAAACCTTATCTGAAGTGTGTGTAACCACGATGGTGCTACACTGAAAACTCAGTAAAAATAAACTGCCATCgtgtgacctgagcaaaaacaaaaagtctgaAGAGTTACCCTAGATTTTGCTACCTGTTGCAGTACTAATCTAGATATCTATCTAGCTCAAATGTATGTTATCTTTTGTCTTGaattttgttgcttttgtatgaatagtatttggtatttttttaaaaactggtaaagAAGTATTATAGTGACTTCTTAagctagtatttaaaaaaaggttttttttaatgtttatttttgagaaagaggaagagagcaagcgggggaggggcagagagagagagggagacacagaatctgaagcaggctccaagctctgagctgtcagcacaaagcctgaccaGCCACgggatccatgacctgagccgaagtcagatgctcaaccgactgagccacctaggtgccccttaagttaatatttttaaaaattgatttttattagatttttttctctgcaaaataATTCATGTTCACAGTAAAAAATTGGGAAGCAATTAAAATGTAGATACGTtgttttgttatatattatttcagTCTTTCTTCAATCATAATTGTTCGTGTATTTGCACATAGAGTTTATAGAAAGGCAAAATCATAGTCTGTTATAAcctggcttttttcctttttttttttttttttttattttttttttcaacatttatttatttttgggacagagagagacagagcatgaatgggggaggggcagagagaaagggagacacagaatcggaagcaggctccaggctctgagccatcagcccagagcctgacgcggggctcgaactcacggaccgcgagatcgtgacctggctgaagtcggacgcctaaccgactgcgccacccaggcacccctaacctgGCTTTTTTCCACTTAATAGATAATGATCATTTTCCTGTGTCATAAAAGTAattgtgtaaaatattttaattttagtacttGAATAATACTTGAGAAATTGTGAAATCTGGGCAGGTAGTAATTTATACAATCTCCTTTGAGTAtttagtttttatccttttttctttaatattgcaTAGAACACTACATTGTATATGTCTTTGATTATTTCATCAATCTGAATTCCTTGACATGAAATAACTATGTCAAAGAAAATAGACTTTGTTAAGTCAAACTGACTTTTTAACTACTGTTACGTAAACAAACTGGGTGATGTCGCAGGTAAAGTGGCATAGTGAAAACATCTAAGACATAAAGGTGAAAGCACTTTAGCTAAGTAGATATTTCAGTGTATATCAAGAATAAAACATCATGTAAAACATGGGGACAtttcaaacaagaaagaaagaagagaaatggctAGAAGGAGTCCCTGCCCGTAAGGAGCTTTTGTAGGGTATAAGACATGCATGTTATTTGTGAGATTTAATTCAAGGCAAAGAGAAATTTCTGCAGGCTATGGGAAGCTAAGGGATGAGAAAACAGTTTTAACAGCCATAGTCTTGTTAACATATGTCGAAAGGTTGTTTTTCAGGAGAGATTCGATCAGTGGTAAATAATGGCAGTTTATGATGATAAATCGCAGATACAGAAGAAgatgcaatattttttttcttcttatttcaggaGAGAACAGTGACAGTTATCCAGTTTATCCAGTCATCCCTGCAGCATTATCTTTATCAGAGCTAACAGAAAGTTTCCATGAGCCTAGCCAAGAACTGAAGTTTTCCACGGAACAAGGAAATACCAGAAACAGAGATAATACTGCCTCTTCCCAACCAACTGGTCTTCCAAGCCTGAATAAAGAAGATGAGCCAATCAAAGGCAACAGTGGGTCTGAGGCCTGTACCagttcttttccaagattgtcCTTTGCTTCCGAAACCCCCTTAGAGAAAGAGCCCCACTCTCCAGCTGACCAGCCCGAGCAGCAGGCAGAGTCTACTCTGACATCAGCTGAAACTCggggaaacaagaaaaagaagaaacttaggAAGAAGAAAACTCTTCGGGCTGCTCATGTTCCTGAGAACAGTGACACCGAACAGGATGTATTTACTGCTAAACCTGTAAGGAAAGTAAAGACTGGAAAGTCAACCAAAGGGGGGAAAGTAACGACCTCCACCTGGGAAGACAGCAGGACTGGCCCAGAACAAGAGAGTGTCAGAGATGAGCCAGAGAGTGACTCATCTCTGGAAGTCCTAGAAATTCCTAATCCGCAGTTGGAAGTGGTGGCCATTGATTCTTCTGAATCCGGAGAAGAGAAACCAGACAGTCCATCTAAAAAGGATATTTGGAACTCCACAGAG
Proteins encoded:
- the ZNF106 gene encoding zinc finger protein 106 isoform X2: MDEHMRSMLHHRELENLKGRDSSHECRVCGVTEVGLSAYAKHISSQLHKDNVDAQEREDDGKGEEEEEDYFDKELVQLIKQRKEQSRQDEPSNSSQEINSDDRRPQWRREDRIPYQDRESYSQPTWHHRGPPQRDWKWEKDGFNNSRKNNFPHSLRNNGGPRGCSGWHKGVAGGSTTWFHNHSNSGGGWHANSGTVDWNHSGTGRNSSWHSEGTGGFSSWHLNSSNGNWKSSVRSTNSWNYSGPGDKFQPGRNRNSNCQMEDLPMLWNKKSKSNKYSQDRYSWQRQESDKVGAAATYRGPSEGFTSDTFPSEGLLDFNFEQLESKTTKQTDTIASKTGGKNSSVAREKLRRWTPYPSQKTLDLQSAMKEGAGNKAEMIDKPLFGFSLTTTGAAEPQNDGKSNSPTLKTQKETHTGLLSHKAPSDCTAPYEAVRDCPVTEKHEQELNLSKMPSLKSALLPIPVTKSVPQSPDLKNPSKNTKTNSFFPGEHSNPLNKPTVADSHGSYMTKLQSSCPRVLKGNKSTFGTQVEPDKNVSDTLQKAKEVLQCHESLQNPLLSTSKRTRNYAKASRNVEESEKGSLKIEFQVRTLEDESDGELSDTEKHGTKIGALGSAPTEILSCSTHITDEKDRDEQNLKTRRKLSTNACNSTVHQKEPELQMTSAASPHSGLLLDLKTSLEDAQVDDPVKSHVSYATEGFESASLDAELQKNDIGPSSGPLLPDLSKLGFPASLQRDLTRHISLKSKTGVHLPEPNLNSARRIRNISGHRKGETEKESGLKPTLRQILNASRRNVNWEQVIQQVTKKKQELGKGLPRFGIEMVPLVQNEQEVLDLDEEPDLSSLEGFHWEGVSLSPGLARKRSLSESSVIMDRAPSVYSFFSEEGTGKENEPQQMFSPSNALRAAQSQTTTMGLKQEVTPLALSLRTDERAENVATQRRHSVQLSSDRSIPLMHLAKDLNSQESSTPPSENQNTQESNGEGNSLSSNASSALAISSLADAATDSSCTSGAEQNDGQSVRKKRRATGDGSSPELPSLERKNKRRKIKGKKERSQVDQLLSISLREEELSKSLQCMDNNLLQARTALQTAYVEVQRLLMLKQQITMEMSALRTHRIQILQGLQETYEPSERPDQVPYSLSREQRNSRSQTSADATLLPTPFFPVFLEPPSSHVSPSSTGAPLQVTTSPTFQAHGSVPAPDSSVQIKQEPMSPEQDENVNAVSQGSAGNVSKELPQVNRENSDSYPVYPVIPAALSLSELTESFHEPSQELKFSTEQGNTRNRDNTASSQPTGLPSLNKEDEPIKGNSGSEACTSSFPRLSFASETPLEKEPHSPADQPEQQAESTLTSAETRGNKKKKKLRKKKTLRAAHVPENSDTEQDVFTAKPVRKVKTGKSTKGGKVTTSTWEDSRTGPEQESVRDEPESDSSLEVLEIPNPQLEVVAIDSSESGEEKPDSPSKKDIWNSTEQNSLETSRSGCDEVSSTSEIGTRYKDGIPVSVAETQTVISSIKGSKNSSEISSEPGDDDEPTEGSFEGHQAAVNAIQIFGNLLYTCSADKTVRVYNLVSRKCIGVFEGHASKVNCLLVTQTSGKNAALYTGSSDHTIRCYNVKTRECVEQLQLEDRVLCLHSRWRTLYAGLANGTVVTFNIKNNKRLEIFECHGPRAVSCLATAQEGARKLLVVGSYDCTISVRDARNGLLLRTLEGHSKTILCMKVVNDLVFSGSSDQSVHAHNIHTGELVRIYKGHNHAVTVVNILGKVMVTACLDKFVRVYELQSHDRLQVYGGHKDMIMCMTIHKSMIYTGCYDGSIQAVRLNLMQNYRCWWHGCSLIFGVVDHLKQHLLTDHTNPNFQTLKCRWKNCDAFFTARKGSKQDAAGHIERHAEDDSKIDS